From Candidatus Binatia bacterium:
TTCGGCCGCCGCATGATACTCCGGCACGCGAGCCGCGCGAGCAAGGTTGGCGTCGGGTCGTCTTCTGCGGTCCCGACGGCGAGCAGATAGAAGTGCGCGGCTAGCCGTGCACAGCAAAGGGGGAATCCATGTCTGACAAAGCATCACCGACCATTCAAGTCGTCTGTCCTTGCTGCGGCTCGACGCTGAAGATCGATCCTTTATTGGCCGCGGTCCTGGACCACAAGCTTCCCGTCAAGCCTCCGGTCGTCGCTCAGTTGAAGGATGCGGCCCAATTGGTCAAAGACGAGGCAACACGGCGCGATGAAAAATATCAGCAGATCGCCGAGGCGGAAAAAAATAAAGGCAAGCTCCTGGACCGAAAGTTTCAGGAGCTGCTAAAGAAGGCCCAGGAGGAGCCGCTCGAGAAACCGCTCAAGGACATCGATCTGGATTGATGACGCCTCTGCGCTCGTTTTTTTTTGCCGCCCTGATCCTCTACGCCGCTGATCTTGCCGCGCAGGGCGTACCGCTAACAACACCGCCACCAACCGTCCGCCACGTCATCATCGTTTCCGTGGATGGGCTGATGCCCGCCGCCTACGCATCGCCGGATGCTCACGGCCTCGACATTCCCACGCTACGCGAGATGGTCCGGCAGGGCGCGTGGAGCGAAGGCGCGCGATCGGTTTTTCCAACCCTCACCTACCCGGCGCATACTTCGATCGCCACCGGCGTTAATCCCGCCGCCCATGGAATCGTCTCCAATCTGGCCTGGGACCCGCTCGGCAAGAATCAAACCGGCTGGCGCTGGTACGCCGCGGACATCCGCGCTCCCGCGCTTTGGGATGCCGCGCTCGCGCGGGATCTCTCGGCGGCGATGGTCTGGTGGCCGGCAACGGTGGGCGCGCGGGCAACCGTTCTGGTACCGGAGATCTGGCGCTCCGGCACTGAAGAAGATCTCAAGCTCGTAAGGGCGCTCTCTACGCCGGGCATTTTGGAGAACGTCTCAACGCGCTTTCCCAATTTCGCCACAGGCTTTACACCACCCGCGGTGAAAGACGAGTCGCTCGGCGATATCGCCGTGCACCTGATCGATATCCGGCGACCGAATCTCCTCATGCTCCATCTGCCCCAGGTGGACTACGCAACGCATAGGGCAGGACCGTTCAGTGCCGGGGCCATTGCCGCAGTCGAAAACGCCGATCGGCAGATCGCTCGATTGATTCAAGCAGCAAAGAACGCCGGCACCTGGAACGAAACAGTCCTCGTAGTTGTCTCCGACCATGGCTTCGCGCGGATCTCTCGAAGCGTCAAACCCGGCGTCCTGCTGCCGAAAAAAGGATTGGTGACGCTTGACTCACGCGGCCGCGTCACAAACTGGAAGGCCACCGTGGCGGGAAGCGGCGGCTACTTGTACGTCTATGTAAAAGAGCCTCAGGATACGGAAACACGCAGGGCGCTCCTGGAGATATTTTTACCTCTGATGAATAATCCTGCGAGCGGGATCAGGCGCGTCTACAAACAGGAAGAAATTCGCGTCAAGGGCGGCGATCCTTCCGCCTTTTTGGCCCTGGAAGGGGCCGGTGGATTCGAGCTGGCGGATGGGTATCGCGGCAACTACATGTCGGCGGCGGCCTTCGCCGCAACGCACGGCTACGACCCGGAGCGGCCGGAGATGCTGGCGGCATTACTGATTTATGGACCGGCGATCGCTCCGGGAAAGATCGAAGGCGCCCGGCTGATCGATGTGGCACCTACGGTCGCGCGTTGGCTCGGCTTGAAGCTGGATCAAGCTGAAGGAACGGCACTACCTGTGGCTCTCCGGGCTCCTGCGCGCTAGGCACCTGTTACTTCTGGTAGAGCTTCTTGATGAAGCCTCTCTTGTCCAGCTCTTCCACAAAGCTGGCATCGACGAAACCTTCGGGCTTGTAGTTCCAGATCTCCGGACTGGTTTGCGCCACGTACTCGAAACTCGTCTTCATCCCCGGTACATTCGGATAAGGAATCGAAAGGAAAGATCGAGCAAAAAGCTCGTAGGACTCGTTCACCAGCTCGCCGTCATTTAGTTTAAGGGTTCTTCTAATTACCCTTCTGCCGAATCTGTTGTCTGTCTTGAAAAGAAAGATCCCCTCAAGGTGAGCCTTCATGTAATTCAAGACCACGTCGCGGTCTCGCTGGATCGTCGCCCGGCGCGTGACGATCTCCATCCACGGATAGTTGATCTCTTTCGACGAATCCCAGAGCATCGCGAAGCCAAGCTTCTGCGCCCTGGCGTAGCCCGGATAAGAAATAGCCGCGGCGTCCGCCACTCCCTGGTTCAGCGCCGCGAGCCGCTCGGCATCGCCGCCGATCTGGAGGAAACTCACATCCCGGTCGGGACTGAGGCCCTTCTTTTTCATGATGGAGCGCACGAGAAAATCCGTTAGAGAACCGAAACTCGAGATGGCGATTTTTTTTCCCTTGAGATCCTCGGCCCGTTTGATCTCGGGCTTGACCATGAGGGCGTGGATGACGCTGGGCATCGTATGGGCCAGGATCGTTAGATCCGCGCCCGCAAGATTGGCGCTGATGACCGTGGGCGTGGCCACGGGCGCGATGTCGAGACTGCCGCCGATCATCGCCTTGGAAGCGACCCCGGACCCCTGGACCACGATGATCTCCGCGTCCAGACCATATTTCTCATACAGTCCGGCCTCTTTGGCGACGAAGATGATGATATTTCCTACGGTAACCGAAGGAACTCCGACACGAATTTTCTTCAGTGGCTTACTTTGGGAATAGGCGAACGGACCGAATAGGATAGAAAGGCAGAGAAATAGAGCAGTGAAGCGGATCATAGGTGAAATCGGCGGGAGAATAGCCAGAAATATAGGAGCATGTCAACGGCCACACGCCGAGCGGGGCGACTGAGCTCGCTGAAGTCAAAGTCGAGGCGTGGGTCACCTTCGGTGGACCAGCGCGGACAACGGGCTGAAATCATTCGAAGAAGGCGTTCTCGATCAGCTCCGGCTCGCCGTAGCCTTCAGCGGCCCGGCCGCCGATCTGCTTGCCGTCAAGGTTGATCCGGTGATCGAATTTTTCAGCGTGGGCGCCGAATCGGATCATCACCAGCGGCTCCTCGCCGTAGTTGGCGAACTGGTAGAAGCAGCCCTTGGGAAGAACGATGGCATTGTTTTTTGCCAGCTTGATGGGCTCGTTGTTCAAGCCGGTAAACGTCGCGGTGCCTTTTAGAACGACGAAGATGTGATCTTCATTTAGGTGCGCGTGCAGCGCGTTCTCGCCGGTCCCCTTCGCGTAGCAGTGAATGCGAAAGGTGCTGTAGTCCGTTTCCGAAAGCAGAATTCGGCTCCGCCCTTTTTTTACCAGTTGGGTTCTCAGCCGGACGATCCGGGGTTGGATGCTTTTATCGATCTCCATGATCTCCTCCAGTCAAGCTAAAAATTATTTGTAAAGGCTATCGATATAGCCGCTCTCGTCCAGTTCTTTGACGAACGAAACGTCGATGAATTGCTCCGGTTTGGCGCTTTTGGCAGCCGCGTTCCTCTCGCCTATTTCCTCCAGCGCAAGCTGGATGCCCTGCATCGCGGGGTAAGGCTTCTTCAAGTAGACTTTGGCGTTGTAGTCGTATCCGTTTTCTATCTTTTCCATGTCTTTGCTTCTGGTGTACTTCTCGATCACTTCCATGCTGAATTTTTTGTTCCTGGAGTAAAAACTGGCGCCCTTGACCATGCCCTTGACGAATTTACGGACGGTATCTCTGGAATCCCTGACGAATTTTCTGGTCGCTACGATATCGCTGTTCAATCCCTCGATGCCGAGGGTCGTGATGTCCAGAAGAATATTGAAGCCCAGTTTCTTAGCCACCAGCATTTCCTCAAAGGTCAAAGCGGTCCCGTCGATCGCGCCGTTGGCAAGCGCAGCCATTCGGACCGGAGAGCTCCCAACCTGGACGATCGAGACGTCCTTCTCTGGAGCGAGGCCGATCTTTTTTAGCAGATACCTCAAGAGAAAGTCGGAGGAGGCCCCAAGCCTGCTGACTCCCAGCTTTTTCCCCTTGAGCTGTGCGGCGCCCGTGATCTCCTTTGAAACCACCAGGAACGCCTGGGCCGGGTCCCTCTTCGTGCTCGCCAACATAACCAGATCGGAACCCGACAGGGCGGAATTGATGGCCGTGGCGCCGGACATGATAACGATCGGGACATCGCCGGCGATTACCGCCTGGGTGACAGTCGTCGAGCTGCCGATAAACAGGAGCTGGACATCGAGGCCGTTCTCCTTGAATAGTCCGGCCTCTTTCGTAACCCATATCAGAGACTGCCCGACCGCTATCGTAGAATAGGCCGATTGAAGCTTAACCATCTGGCCGGAAGCAGGGGAGGCCAGAGTCAGCGCGACGAGCGCAAGAAGAGCGGTGGTTTTAGCCATTGATCCCTCACTCGACAGCCGACTTCTTATACTCCGTCCGCATCTCCGATTGAAGACGGCCCAGACGATAGGTTTTCCAGTCGATGAACTTCGCCGCGTCAGCCAGCGCCGGGTGAACAGCCTGAATCTTCCGCCACATCTCCTGGACGATGAAGCGATAATCAGGATGGCCTTGTGGCATCGTGCGCAGCTCGCCGATGTGCACCGCCTCGCGAAGATTCATCGTCATAGTCCAACGGATTTTATACGCGAACGGGACAACGTACTGAGCTTCCAGGGGAAAATCGAGGCGGACTTTTTCATAAAATTCCGCCGCATTTTCCATACAGCGATCAAACTCGGCTTTGAAGCCGGCCTCTTCGATCTCTCGCGGCGTATCATACCCTCGGACGGTCGTGAAGTCCTGCCGTTCCTGAGTAAGTATCCGGTGGCGGTGCAGGTCCCGATAAAGACCCAAATTTCCAATGATGTCAAAGGTATAATAAATCTGCTCCAGAGCGCGCCCCGGCTTGTCCCTCCTGTGGCGCCGTCGCTTGAGATATTCGTCGAGAATCTCCCGCCGCTGATTCACCGGCATTTTGTCGACCGACGTTCTCAACTGCTGCAGCGGCTGTTGAGAATGAGGATAGAGGATTGCAGCGATTATTTTCTCCTCCGCCGCTCGGTCATAATCCACCAACGTTACCGCCTCGCCGGTTTTAGCCGGCAACGCACTGATGATCCTGGCCGTCATTGATCGAATGGCCGTGTAGGTCTCCGCCATGTACTCGCTCGGCTTGGCCCGCTTCACGAAGGACGGAATAAGCTGGTCGAGCTCACGGTGCATCATCCCGGCCAGTTCTCTCGCCTCGGTCAGCTCGTGGCAGTAGAGCTTAGTGAGAAGATATTCGAACGCCTGGCCGACGCCGAAAAAGCCGACGTTGGTAAGCGTCGCCGCGGGCAGGTATCCGCGTAGAATGTCGCAGGCCTGCGTCCGAATGGTCGAGCGATAGGCGGTCTCGGCCCATTTTCTAAGCTTCTCGTCCTGTTGCGCTTCCCTGTAGCTCAGGGACTTGCCGCTCTTAGGATGGCGCAGCTCGACCTCCTCGATCGGAAGAGATCGCTTCACATAATCCATGACGGGGTCGATCTGCCCAGAATAGGCATCAAAGAGTAAATTCATCAGCGCCAGGTAGTCTGCTCGATGAGCCGATGCCATAAGTTTCGGCTCGCGATAGAAAAGATACTCTCCGGCGGCGTTTTTCTGATCGAAGCGGACATAACGGGTCGATTTCTCCAGCGGGGCAATTCCGATGCGCGCATCCTCCAGAATATTCGCCGCTATGTTGGAGATGTTCTCGCACGCGATGTGCGCCCCGCCGAGTTGCGCGACGGAATCGTCACCGTAGCCGATCAAAACGCGGTCATAAAACGCCCGGGCTTTTTTGAGCGCATCGGTCTGATCGCCATGTGAAGTTTTTCCGCCGAGCAGACCCTTCAATGCAAGCTCCGGATCGCCTAAAAATTCATCCAAGAAAGTGCGGCGCAGGCTTTTCGTCGAGCGACTGTAGCGGGAGAAAAGCGCTCCGGCGACCTCCTGCGGCAGCTTGAGTCCAAACACCGGTTGGTCGAGATTGGTGAAAAAAGAGACGAGAACCTTTTTTTCGGCCTTACTGAATTCGTCGCTCATAGTGTCGCAATTCTAATCGGTTTTGCGGCGATGACAAGAGGAAATTTTATTTGTGGAGACTTACGAACCTGCCCGACAGACTAAATTGACCAGCGTCCTAATGGGTAAATTGTTTTTTGGATACAGGTTGAGCAGTGGAACGATCAAATACGGTCGATGGATGATGGCGCGGATGAGCGCATTGATCCTCAGACGCCGGCCAAAAACCCTATGGCATGCCGATTCGTAGCCGAACAATTGCCGCGCTGATACGTCGCCTCGTCTAAAGGCCAGATCCGCCGCCTCGGCGGCGAGCTCGCCGCTCTTCAGGGCAAAGTAGACTCCTTCGCCGGTCACAGGCTCGGTCACGCACGCCGCGTCCCCGGCGAGGAGAAAGCCGTCGCCGAAGCAACGTCGGGGCGAAAAGTAAACCGGATAGACCGAGCGCTCGGCTCCGACCGCCTTGCCGGCTTCAAGCGCCTCTTCCAGACGGGAGTTACGGCACAGATATTTTTTTACGAGATCTTCCACCGCCGGCATTGCTCTGGCCATTTTTTTGTCTATGATGAAGCAAAGGGTCGCCACGCCCCCACCCAATCCCACGAGACCACCATAGCCGCCGGGAAAAAGATGGATCTGGACATTACCGTTGATGCCGCCACAGCCGGATAGGTGAAGTTGAAAGGCGACGAATTTTCCGGACCGCGCCGTTGGCGCGGCCAGGCCCAATCGATGAGCGACCCAGGAGTTGCGCCCGTCAGCGCCGATCAAGAGGCGCGAATAGAGTTTGCTTTCGGCGCATGAATCTTTCCAGATCAAGACCCAATCGTTTTTGTCGCGACTGAAATGACTCGGCTTGCATCCTTGCTTAACCGCCACGCCCTCTTTTTCCGCCAGCCGCAAGAGCAAGTCATCCAATAGACTGCGCCGGAGACCGACACCGAAAAAATGCCGCCCGTTCTGCGGCGGAAAAGGAATTTTGGCCGTAGCTGAAGCAGTCGATATCCGGAAGGAGCCGACCTTCTCATGCGCAGACGAGAGCAGCGCATTCTCAATGCCTAGCTTTTCGAAGATCTCCCAGTTGACGGGGTTCAAAAAATCGCCGCAGAGCTTTTCTCGGGGAAAAAGGCTCCTCTCGATAAGTGCGACGGAGTAGCCCTTGCGAGCCAGGAAGATCGCCGCTGAACAGCCGGCCGGGCCGGCGCCGACAATGGCGACGTCGAATCGCTTCACGGTCGGATCCCGCGGTGGATCACGATGATGCCCCCGAACAACTCGCGCATCTCGACCTCGACAAAGCCAGCCTCTGCCAACCACTGTCTCACGGCTTTCTGCCCCGGATAGACTTTCAGCGACTCGACGATATGCCAGTAGGTATCCGCCTTGCGGTGCAGAAGCAGGCCAACGAGGGTGCCAAGCCCCAGCAGATATCCGAAGCAGATCTTGCGGTAGAGAAGATTTTTCGGCAGACCGAAATCCATGGCGACAAAAACTCCTCCGCTGTCGAGCAGTCGAAAGATCTCGCCGAGAACGCTGCGGATGTCCGCGGGATATCTGAGACCATAGCCCATCGTGACAACGTCGAAGGACCGATCTTTGATCGGGATATGCATCAGGTCCGCGGGTATAAACACGACCCCGGACAGGCTGGAGCACTTCTCGCGTGCGACGGCGAGCATCGGCAAATTGCGATCCAAACCGATAATCGGTGCCTCGAAACCGGCCCTCCTCAGATGAATGGGAAAGTCCCCGGTTCCGCTAGCCAGGTCGAGGATTCTTTTCGGATGGCTTCTGCCAATAAGAGCTACGCTCTTTTTTTTCCATCCATGCACCATCCCCAGAGAAAACAGGCGGGCCATCAAGTCGTACCTCCGCGCGATGTCGGTGAAGATCGGATCGACG
This genomic window contains:
- a CDS encoding ectonucleotide pyrophosphatase/phosphodiesterase, which gives rise to MTPLRSFFFAALILYAADLAAQGVPLTTPPPTVRHVIIVSVDGLMPAAYASPDAHGLDIPTLREMVRQGAWSEGARSVFPTLTYPAHTSIATGVNPAAHGIVSNLAWDPLGKNQTGWRWYAADIRAPALWDAALARDLSAAMVWWPATVGARATVLVPEIWRSGTEEDLKLVRALSTPGILENVSTRFPNFATGFTPPAVKDESLGDIAVHLIDIRRPNLLMLHLPQVDYATHRAGPFSAGAIAAVENADRQIARLIQAAKNAGTWNETVLVVVSDHGFARISRSVKPGVLLPKKGLVTLDSRGRVTNWKATVAGSGGYLYVYVKEPQDTETRRALLEIFLPLMNNPASGIRRVYKQEEIRVKGGDPSAFLALEGAGGFELADGYRGNYMSAAAFAATHGYDPERPEMLAALLIYGPAIAPGKIEGARLIDVAPTVARWLGLKLDQAEGTALPVALRAPAR
- a CDS encoding ABC transporter substrate-binding protein, which produces MIRFTALFLCLSILFGPFAYSQSKPLKKIRVGVPSVTVGNIIIFVAKEAGLYEKYGLDAEIIVVQGSGVASKAMIGGSLDIAPVATPTVISANLAGADLTILAHTMPSVIHALMVKPEIKRAEDLKGKKIAISSFGSLTDFLVRSIMKKKGLSPDRDVSFLQIGGDAERLAALNQGVADAAAISYPGYARAQKLGFAMLWDSSKEINYPWMEIVTRRATIQRDRDVVLNYMKAHLEGIFLFKTDNRFGRRVIRRTLKLNDGELVNESYELFARSFLSIPYPNVPGMKTSFEYVAQTSPEIWNYKPEGFVDASFVEELDKRGFIKKLYQK
- a CDS encoding cupin domain-containing protein translates to MEIDKSIQPRIVRLRTQLVKKGRSRILLSETDYSTFRIHCYAKGTGENALHAHLNEDHIFVVLKGTATFTGLNNEPIKLAKNNAIVLPKGCFYQFANYGEEPLVMIRFGAHAEKFDHRINLDGKQIGGRAAEGYGEPELIENAFFE
- a CDS encoding NrtA/SsuA/CpmA family ABC transporter substrate-binding protein, producing the protein MAKTTALLALVALTLASPASGQMVKLQSAYSTIAVGQSLIWVTKEAGLFKENGLDVQLLFIGSSTTVTQAVIAGDVPIVIMSGATAINSALSGSDLVMLASTKRDPAQAFLVVSKEITGAAQLKGKKLGVSRLGASSDFLLRYLLKKIGLAPEKDVSIVQVGSSPVRMAALANGAIDGTALTFEEMLVAKKLGFNILLDITTLGIEGLNSDIVATRKFVRDSRDTVRKFVKGMVKGASFYSRNKKFSMEVIEKYTRSKDMEKIENGYDYNAKVYLKKPYPAMQGIQLALEEIGERNAAAKSAKPEQFIDVSFVKELDESGYIDSLYK
- a CDS encoding FAD-dependent thymidylate synthase — translated: MSDEFSKAEKKVLVSFFTNLDQPVFGLKLPQEVAGALFSRYSRSTKSLRRTFLDEFLGDPELALKGLLGGKTSHGDQTDALKKARAFYDRVLIGYGDDSVAQLGGAHIACENISNIAANILEDARIGIAPLEKSTRYVRFDQKNAAGEYLFYREPKLMASAHRADYLALMNLLFDAYSGQIDPVMDYVKRSLPIEEVELRHPKSGKSLSYREAQQDEKLRKWAETAYRSTIRTQACDILRGYLPAATLTNVGFFGVGQAFEYLLTKLYCHELTEARELAGMMHRELDQLIPSFVKRAKPSEYMAETYTAIRSMTARIISALPAKTGEAVTLVDYDRAAEEKIIAAILYPHSQQPLQQLRTSVDKMPVNQRREILDEYLKRRRHRRDKPGRALEQIYYTFDIIGNLGLYRDLHRHRILTQERQDFTTVRGYDTPREIEEAGFKAEFDRCMENAAEFYEKVRLDFPLEAQYVVPFAYKIRWTMTMNLREAVHIGELRTMPQGHPDYRFIVQEMWRKIQAVHPALADAAKFIDWKTYRLGRLQSEMRTEYKKSAVE
- a CDS encoding FAD-dependent oxidoreductase — its product is MKRFDVAIVGAGPAGCSAAIFLARKGYSVALIERSLFPREKLCGDFLNPVNWEIFEKLGIENALLSSAHEKVGSFRISTASATAKIPFPPQNGRHFFGVGLRRSLLDDLLLRLAEKEGVAVKQGCKPSHFSRDKNDWVLIWKDSCAESKLYSRLLIGADGRNSWVAHRLGLAAPTARSGKFVAFQLHLSGCGGINGNVQIHLFPGGYGGLVGLGGGVATLCFIIDKKMARAMPAVEDLVKKYLCRNSRLEEALEAGKAVGAERSVYPVYFSPRRCFGDGFLLAGDAACVTEPVTGEGVYFALKSGELAAEAADLAFRRGDVSARQLFGYESACHRVFGRRLRINALIRAIIHRPYLIVPLLNLYPKNNLPIRTLVNLVCRAGS
- a CDS encoding class I SAM-dependent methyltransferase — protein: MKDSRQRFFSLQQWPGDVAERRAYVDPIFTDIARRYDLMARLFSLGMVHGWKKKSVALIGRSHPKRILDLASGTGDFPIHLRRAGFEAPIIGLDRNLPMLAVAREKCSSLSGVVFIPADLMHIPIKDRSFDVVTMGYGLRYPADIRSVLGEIFRLLDSGGVFVAMDFGLPKNLLYRKICFGYLLGLGTLVGLLLHRKADTYWHIVESLKVYPGQKAVRQWLAEAGFVEVEMRELFGGIIVIHRGIRP